CACGTTCGGCGTGTATTTCTTGAGCAGCAGGCCGTAGCCCAGGTTGGCCTTGTGCGCGTCGAAGGCGGTCCGGGCCGCGGCCGACTTGTCGCCGGACTTCAGGCGCAGCAGCAAGGCGTAGGCCGTCATGCCGTCGCGGATGCGCGCTTCGTTGGCCGTGCGCAGCTGCTTGATGCCGACCACCGGCGTGTCGGCCGAGCGCGTCGCGATCAGGCCCAGCATGAAGGGCATGCGCAGCGCGTAATCGGTGACTTCGCGCTCGTCGTCGGGAAAGCCGAACAGCGTCAGGCCGGCCGGCGCCGGTTCGGTGTCGTAGGCCGCTTCGATCGCGGCCAGCTTCACCTGCTGCACTTCGCCGGCGGTGTAGCCGGACTCGTCGCCGAGCACGATCACCGACAGCGTCGAAGCCAGGCCGAAGGCGGCCGCGATCGCGAACGAGCGCAGCGCGAACTGCACGTCGCGCGCCTTGAGCAGGTACAGCGACGAGATCCCGAGCACGAACATCGAGGCGGTCACGTAGCCGGCGGCGGCGGTGTGCACGAACTTCACCTGCGCCACCGGGTTGAAGATCACGGCGCCGATCGACACCAGTTCCATGCGCATCGTATCGAAGTTGAATTCGGCGCCGACCGGATGGTTCATCCAGCCGTTGGCGATCAGGATCCACAGCGCGGACAGGCTCGAGCCGAGCGCCACGCAAAAGGTCACGCCCAGGTGCTGGACCTTGGACAGGCGCTGCCAGCCGAGGAAGAACAGGCCGACCATGGTCGACTCGAGGAAGAAGGCCATCAAGCCTTCGATCGCCAGCGGCGCGCCGAAGATGTCGCCGACGTAGTGCGCGTAATAAGCCCAGTTGGTGCCGAACTGGAACTCGAGCGTGATCCCGGTGGTCACGCCCATGGCGAAGTTGATGCCGAACAGCTTGCCCCAGAACTGCGTCATGTCCTTGTACACCTGGCGGCCGGTCATGACATAGACCGCTTCCATGATGACCAGGATCCAGGACAGGCCCAGCGTTAGCGGCACGAACAGGAAGTGATACAGCGCGGTGGCTGCGAATTGTAGCCGCGACAGGGCTACGACGTCGTCGAGTGGAGGCATGATTGAACCTGCTTGTTGTTGAGCGTGCTGATTGAAAATAGATGGCGTTCGAGTTCGCCGTCCGGCAGCCGCATGTGGCGCGCTTGCGGATGCGAGAAAAACGCGGCCCAGAGGCCGTACAGCACGACGCACTTGACGATGACGGTGACGACCAGCGTCCATGCCAGCCGCCCGCGAGGAGCATGTTTCATGATGCGGCCCTGGGAAAACTCGGGTTGGATCGGCTTCGCGCGGCCGTGTCACACGGACGCCGAAGGATTGACCGAAGTTTAATTTTTTCCGTAGGGGAAAATCATTGATGCACATCAAGTAGCCCACATCGGGCGCCCTGCTGCCGGAAAACCGGCGCGATGCCGGCCGGCCGAGCGCCCGGCGGCGACTATAATGATGCGAGACCCGATCAGGACCGAACCGACCATGGACGCGCTCAACATCAATGTGCTCAAGAAAAGCTGCTTGGCGTGCAGCATGCACCAGCTTTGCCTGCCGATGGGCCTCGACGATGGCGACATCAACCGCCTCGACAAGCTGATCGGCAACCGGCGCCGCGTCGGCGCCAACGACAAGTTGTACGAAACCGGCGAGCCCTTGCGCAACCTGTACGCGGTGCGCTTCGGCCACTTCAAGACCAGCCAGCTGAACGCCTTCGGCGGCACCCAGATCACCGGTTTCCAGATGGCCGGCGACCTGCTCGGCATGGATGCGATCAGCACCGACCGCCATCATTGCGACGCCGTCGCCCTGGAAGACAGCGAAGTCTGCGAGATTCCGTTCGACGGCCTGCAAGAGCTGTTCGTGCAGCTGCCCACGCTGCTGCGCCATTTCCACCGGATCATGGGGCAGGAAATCACGCGCGAGCAAAACGTCATGCTCCTGCTCGGGAACATGCGCGCCGAACAACGCTTCGCGATCTTCCTGGTCAATCTGTCGGCGCGCTACGCGGCGCGCGGCTACTCGCCGCACAGTTTTCATCTGCGCATGTCGCGCGAAGACATCGGCAACTACCTCGGCCTGACCATCGAAAGCATCAGCCGCCTGCTGTCGCGCTTCAGGAAGCTCGGCCTGGTCGAGATCGACCGGCGTGAAATCACCCTGCTCGACATCGCGCGCCTGAAGGCCCTGGCCTCCGGCGCCGAAGAGTGCAAGCCGATGGCGTGACTACACGGTACGCGAGTGGCGCGCCCCGTCGCCGTGCGGCGCGAGGTAGCGGTCGAACACCATGCACACGTTGCGGATCAGCAGCCGTCCCTTGGGCGTCACGCTGATCGCTTCCGGCGTCAGCGTCACCAGGCCGTCGCGTTGGAGTGCCGCCAGCTGCGCCAGCTCGGGCGCGAAATAGGTGGCAAAGACGATCGGAAACGCTTGTTCGAACGCCGATACCGACAGCTCGAACTGGCACATCAGCGTGTGGATCAGGCTGCGCCGCAGCACATCGTCCATCGACAGGCGCACGCCGCGCACCACCGGCAGCTCGTTGCGGTCGATCGCGTCGTAATACGCGTCCAGGTCCTTGGCGTTCTGGCTGTAGGTCGCCCCCACCGCGCCGATCGCCGACACCCCGCACGCCACCATGTTCGCATCGGCGTGCGTCGAATAGCCCTGGAAGTTACGCTGCAGCCGGCCGCGGCTCTGGGTCAGCGCGAGCTCGTCGTCCGGCTTGGCGAAATGGTCCATGCCGATGTAGACGTAGCCGGCCGCCGTCAGCCGTTCGATGCACAGCCGCAGCATGCGCAGCTTGGCCTCGCTGTCCGGCATGTCGGCATCGAGAATGCGCCGCTGCGGCTTGAACACGTGCGGCAGATGGGCATAATGATAGACCGCGATCCGGTCCGGATCGGCCGCGATCACCTTGGCCAGCGTCGCTTCCATCGTCGCCTCGGTCTGCTTCGGCAAACCGTAGATCAGGTCGATGCTGACCGAGCGGAAGCCCGCGGCGCGCGCCGCGTCGATGACGGCGCGCGTCTGCGCTTCCGGCTGGACGCGGTTGACCGCGCGCTGCACGTCGGCGTCGAAGTCCTGCACGCCCAGGCTGATGCGGTTGAAGCCCTGCGCGCGCAGGCGGTGCACGCGCGCGGGCGAGACCGTGCGCGGATCGACCTCGATCGAATACTCGCCCACCGCATCGGCGGCGAAGCGAAAGCAGCGGCGCAGGTGCGCCATCAGCTCGTCCATTTGCACGTCGCTCAGGTAGGTCGGCGTGCCGCCGCCGAAATGCAGCTGCGCGACGTCGTTCATGCCCTCGAACAGGCGCGCCTGCATCTCGATGTCGCGCTTCAGGTAGCCGAGATAGGTGGCCGCCTTGTCGCGCTTGCGCGTGACGATCTTGTTGCAGGCGCAGTAGTAGCAGACCGTATCGCAGAACGGCACGTGGACATACACCGACAAGGGCTTGCGCACGCCGCGGTTACGCTGGTCCGCCACGGCATGCAGGTAGTCGCGGTAATCGAAACCCGCGTCGAACCGGTCCGCCGTCGGGTAGGACGTGTAGCGCGGACCGGACGTGCCCAGGCGCGCCAGCAGGTCGGCATCGAAGGCTACGTCGTGCAAGGGGTGGATTGACATGGCCGATACTCAGAAGCGGTAGCCCAGGCCCGCGCCAAGCAGCAGCGGATCGACCTTGACGCGGCTGGCGCGCGCGCCGCCGATCTCGACGTCGCTGCGCAGTTGCAGCTTCTTGACGTCGAAGTTGAAGGACCAGCGCCCGTCCAGCTTGACGTCGACGCCGGCTTGCAGCGCCAGCCCGACGCTGTCGTGTTCCAGCCTGGCGGCGCCATCGAGCAGCTCGACCTTGGACAGCAAGGTGTAATTGATGCCGGCGCCCAGGTAGGGATCTACCGCCGCGCCCGGCAGGAAATGGTATTGCCCGGTCAGGGTCGGCGGCAGGTGCTTGAAGGTGCCGATGCTGGCGCCATCCAGCGTGACCGTGTGCTTTTGCGGAACCGTCAGGATCAGTTCGGCAGCCCAGTGCGGCGTGAAGTAATAACTGACGTCCACTTCGGGAATCCACTTGTCGCTGACATGCAGGCGGTCGCTGGCGCCGACGCCGCCGACCGGGTCGGATTCGTTGGCCGGGGCGATGCGCACGGCACGGGCGCGCAGCAGCCAGGGGGAATCGCCGGCAGGGGACTGCGGCTCGGCTTGGGCGGTGGCGGCAAGCAGACCGGCGGCAAGGCCGAGCGCGGTGATCATCGACTTGTTCATGATATGACCTTTCTTCGTGTTGTTGTTAGCGAAGAGAAGGTTATGGAGTTGCACCATGAAAATCATTGATGCACATCAACCGGGTCATCAGGTTGATGTGGTCGACGAAAATATCAGGCGCGGTCGCCCTGGAATGGCCGCGCATCCACCGGCACGTCGATCACGAACACCGTACCCGCGGCCGCGTCGCTGAACACGACCGCGCTGCCGCCATGGCTCTGGGCCACGGTGCGCACGTAGGGCAGGCCCACGCCCCAGCTGCCGGTGGCCGATTCGGCGGCATCCTGCGTGCGCACGAATTGCTCAAAGATGGCTTCGAAATCCTCTTTCGGGATCGGCTTGCCGTGGTTGCGCACGGTGAGGATGGCGCGCCCGAGGTCGGTGCCGACCTTGATCTCGATCGGCGTGCCGGGCTCGCCCTGCCGCTGCGCGTTGGTCAACAGGATTTCCAGGGCGCGCTCGAGCGCGGCGCCGTTCCACCAGCCGGTGACCGGTTCGCCGCTGAGCGCGACGTCGGCGCCGCCGTAATCGCGCGCACGCTGCGCGACCGTGCGCGCCAGCGCCAGCAGGTCGAACTGCTCGAGCTCGAGCTGGAGACGGTCGCTGGAGCGGATCGCCAGGGTCTCGAGCAGCTCGCCCAGCATCGCCTCCATGCGCTCGCCGTTGCGCAGGATGCGCTCGGCCAGTTCGGCGATCCCGGGCGCCGCGCCCATCTGCAGGATCTGGCTGGCGCCCAGCGTGACGTTCGACACCGGCCGGCGCAGGTCGTGCGCCAGGGCGGCGGCGACGCGTTCGCGCAGGGCGTTGCCGGCGACGACGAAGGCGCGCACGCTTTCGCGCACGGCGGCGTCGATGGTCAGGTGCAGCGCGCGCCGCTCCGGCGTGGTGAGGTCGATGTCGTGCGCATCGACCACGTCGAACAGCACGCCGCGGAACAGCTGGAACTCGGCGACGATGGTGTCGGCGTCGTAGTCGGTCAGGTTGGCGCGCTCGACCCCGTGCTCGGCGCCGAGGGTCGACACCTCCAGGCCGTCGCGCTCGAAATAATCGGGCGTCAGCGCGGCGCACAGGCGCTCGTACATGACCGGCATGGTGTCGGTGAGCACCGGCCGGCTGACGCCTTGCGCGCGCGGCAGCCGGGCCACCACATGGTCCTCCCACACCCGCAGCACGGTGTCGCGCAGCGCCAGCATGCGGTGCGAGTTGAAGGAAAAGCGGTCGGTCGGAATCAGCGTGGTCACGGTGGGCTCGGCAAGAGTCGGAAAAAACGGCGACAAGCGCCGGTCAACGATGTCGCATCTTAACGAAAGCACGGCGACAAGGTCGCACAGCGCCGCAAGCCGCTGAATGGATGACAGCTCGGCAACTTGGGTGGCGCACCTGCGACAACCGTTTCTGGACAAGTATCGTTTTTGCTGATTTTTAAAGACTTTCCCCATGGAAAGTGACATACTGACTGCATCGCTTAACGATCCACGCCCATGCTCGACATCTTCACGATTCCTTCCGACCCATCGCTGCTCAGCTATGGGTTGTACACGCCCAAGCTGGTCGCGCTTTCGGTGCTGGTGGCGATTTTCTCGTCCTGGATGGGCTTGCAGATCGCCGGCCAGGCGGCGGCCAACCGCAGCCAGCGCTGGCTGGTGCTGGCCACCGGCAGCCTGGCGCTCGGCGCCGGCGTATGGGCCATGCATTTCATCGGCATGCTGGCGTTCGACCTGTGCACCGAGGTCGACTACGACCCCACCATCACCATCCTGTCGAACCTGCCGAGCATCGGCGCGGCCTTCGTCGCGCTGACGCTGATCGCGCGCGAGCGCCTGCGCGGCTGGGGCCTCGTGGCCGGCGGCGTGCTGGTGGGCGCCGGCATCGGCGTGATGCACTACGCCGGCATGGCCGGCATGCGCATGGGCATGGAGCTGCGCTACGACCCGTTCATGTTCGGGCTGTCGATCGTGGTCGCGGTGGTGCTGGCGACGCTCGCGCTGTACGTGCGCTTCGGCCTGTCCAACCTGCGCGGGCTGACCGAATCGAAGCGCCTGCTGCTGGCGGCGATCGTGATGGGCCTGGCGATCTCGGGCATGCACTACACCGGCATGGCCGCGGCGCGCTTCGTCGGCCACCCGCTGGCCAGCGCCAAGGCGAGCGGTCCCAGCACCTTCCTGGCGCTGGCGATCAGCCTGATCGTGGTCGCCTTCACGATCTTCGTCGTGGCCGCCAACGGCTTGCTGCGCTACCGCCAGCTGTTCCGTGAACTGTCCAGGAGCGAAGCCTGGATGCGCGCCCTGCTCACCACCACGGTGGACGGCGTGATCACGGTCGACCGCGACGGCACCATCCTCGAATTCAACGCCTCGGCCGAGCGCATCTACGGCTGGACCCGCGACGAAATCGTCGGCCAGAACATCCGCGTCCTGATCGGCAACGAAGACAATTCGGAACGGGTCGGCCTGCTGCGTTCGCTGGAGACCGGCGCGATCACCGCCAGCGCGGCCAGCGCCGACGTCACCGGGCGCCGCAAGGACGGCAGCATCGTGCCGATCCGGCGCGCGGTCGGCCATGCGCGCCTGGACAAGCGCGACCTGTTCGTCTGCTTCATCACCGACATCAGCGAGCGCCGCGCGATGGAGCAGGCGCTGGCCGCCAGCGAGCAGCAGTTCCGTTCGCTGATCGGCAACATCCCCGGCATTTCCTACCGCAGCCTGGCCAGCGGCGCGCAGCAGCTGGTGTTCATCAGCGACGCGGTCGAGCGCGTGACCGGCTACACCAGCGCCGACTTCATCGGCGTCAAGCCGCGCCGCAATTTCGCCGCCCTGATCCATGCGGCGGACCGGATGCGCGTATCGGACGAGATCGCGGCCGCGCTGCGCGAAGACCGTCCCTACCTGGTCGAATACCGCCTGCTGCACGCCGACGGCAGCACCCGCTGGCTGTGGGAAAACGGCACGCCGGTGCGCGCCGACGACGGCGAACTGCAATGGCTGGACGGCGTGGTGCTCGACATCACCGAGCGCCGCGTGATGGAAGAGGCGCTGCGCGACGCCAAGGACAAGGCCGAGCAGGCCGCCGCCGCGCGCGCCAGCTTCGTGGCCAACATGAGCCACGAGATCCGCACGCCGATGAATTCGATCCTCGGCTTCACCGACGTGCTGCTGGACGGCGAACTGCCGGCCGAGCAGCGGCGCCACCTGGACACCATCCGCAGCTCCGGCCGTTCGCTGCTGCGCCTGCTCAACGAGATCCTCGACACCGCCAAGCTGGAAAAAGGCGCCGTGGAGCTCGAGCAGAACGACTACAACCTGCTCTCCCTGATCGACGAGCTGTCCTCGACGCTGGCGGCCAATGCGCGCGCCAAGGGCCTGCACGTCGACGTCCAGTACGATCCGGCGCTGCCGACCTGCCTGCGCGGCGACGAGCTGCGTGTGCGCCAGGTGCTGACCAACCTGCTCGACAACGCGATCAAGTTCACCGCCAAGGGCAGCGTCACGCTGCGCGCCGAGCTGAAGGACGAGCAGCTGCACTTCGCCGTCAGCGACACCGGCATCGGCATCGCGCCGGAGCGCCTGGCCGCGATCTTCGAGCCGTTCACGCAGGCCGACGCCTCGATGACGCGGCGCTTCGGCGGCACCGGCCTGGGCACGACCATCAGCAAGCAGCTGGTCGAGCTGATGGACGGGCGCATCTGGGCCGAGAGCGAACCGGGCCAGGGCACCACCTTCCACGTGGTGCTGCCGCTGGTACTGGCGCGCTTCGCGCCGCAGCAGCCGCGCGTGCGCACCGCCGCCGCCCTGCCGCCGCTGCGCGTGCTGGTGGCCGACGACGTCCCGCAGAACCAGGAATTGCTGCAGCTGCTGCTGGCGCGCCGCGGCCACACCATGACCTCGGCCAGCGACGGCGCCGCCGTGGTCGAACTGGCCGCGCGCGAGGCGTTCGACCTGATCCTGATGGACTTCCAGATGCCGACCATCGACGGCCTGTCGGCCACGCGCCTGATCCGCGCACAGGCCGAAGCCGCCGGCCGCCAGCGCGTGCCGATCATCGCCATGACCGCCAGCGTGCTGGACGAGCACCGCCGCGCCAGCGTGGACGCCGGCATGGACGGCTTCGCCAGCAAGCCGGTCGACTGGTTCACGCTGTCGCACGAGATCGCGCGCGTGCTCGGCCTGGGCAACGGCCAGCAGGCGGACGCCGACCTGCCGGCGGTCGAGCGCCACCTGTTCAACCGCCAGGCCGGCCTGCGCCGCTGGAGCGACAAGGAAGACGCCTACCTGGAAGCGCTGGCGCACTTCGAGCGCCAGCACGCCGGCCTGGCCCAGCTGCTGGCGCAGCAAGGCGCCTCGGCCGACTATCGCGCGCTGCGCATGCTGGCCCACAAGATACGCGGCGTGGCCGCCAACCTCGGCCTGGAGCGCCTGGCCGACGCCCTGGTCGGCCTGGAAGGCCTGGTCGACGGCGACAGCGGCCGCCTGTTCACGGGCGCCGACGCGGCGCTCCAGGACGCGCTGGGCGAGCTGGCTGCGCTGCTGGAGGACTCGCTGGCCGCCGTGCGCGCCGCGCTGCCGGGCCGCGCTCCGGGCCAGGGCGCCGGCCAGCCGGCCGCCGCCGCGCCGGGCGCCGACCTGGAGCACGCCGCACGCGCCGGCAAGGTATTGCGCGAAGCGCTGCGCCGCGGCGCGCTGGACGACGCCGCGCTGGCCGGCCTGGCGGTCGCCGTCACCGGCCATCCGCTGGCCGCACGCGTGGCGCAGGTACATGCCGCGCTTTCCGATTTCGATTTCGACCTGGCCTTGCAGCAGCTTGACGCCGTGCTGGAGGCCATGGACGACCTGGCACAGGAGATGACCCAATGACCACCGTGACCCTGCCGCTGATCCTGGCGGTCGACGACGAGGCCAGCAACCTGCAGTTGCTGCGCCAGATCCTGCAAGACCACTACCGCCTGCGCTTCGCCAAGGACGGCCCGCGCGCGCTCGAGCTGGCGCGCGAGGAGCGCCCCAACCTGATCCTGCTGGACGTGATGATGCCGGGGATGAGCGGCTACGAGGTGTGCGCCGCGCTCAAGGCCCACCCGGGCACCGCGTCGATCCCGGTGATCTTCGTCACCGCGCTGAACGATACCGACGACGAGCTGGAAGGCTTCGAGGCCGGCGCGGTCGACTACATCACCAAGCCGGTCAGCCCGCCGATCGTGCGCGCGCGCGTGCGCAACCACCTGTCGCTGGTGCGCATGGAAGAGCTGCGCGCCTCGCGCCTGGAGATCGTGCAGCGCCTCGGCCTGGCGTCCGAATACAAGGACAACGAGACCGGCCTGCACGTGATCCGCATGAGCCATTTCGCGCGCATCCTGGGCCTGGCGGCCGGCATGTCCGAGATCGAGGCCGACGACTTGCTGCACGCCGCGCCGATGCACGACGTCGGCAAGATCGGCATCCCCGACCGCATCCTGCAAAAACCCGGTCCACTCGATCCGGACGAATGGAAGATCATGCAGAGCCACGCCACGATCGGCGCCGAGATCATCGGCGAGCACCATGGCGGCATGCTGGCGCTGGCGCGCAACATCGCCCTCACCCACCACGAGAAATGGGACGGCAGCGGCTATCCGAAAGGCCTGGCCGGCGCCGACATCCCGCTCGAAGGGCGGATCTGCGCGATCGCCGATGTGTTCGACGCCCTGACCTCGGTGCGGCCGTACAAGAAGGCCTGGACCGAAGAAGCGGCGATCGAGTTCCTGGTGCAGCAGAAGCGCAAGCACTTCGACCCGGCCCTGGTCGACCTGTTCGTCTGCCAGATGCCGGCGATCCGCGCGATCCGCCAGCGCTGGGCCGAAGAGGCCCCGGCCGAGCAGAAAGCGGCTTGATCAGCCCAGCGGCGCGGTCGCCGTCCGGCCGACCCGCACCCTGCGCGCCGCCAGTTCGCGGTACAGCGCAGTGTAGTCGTCGGCCATCTGTTCCGACGTGAACAGGCGCCAGTAGCGCGTTTCGGCGCGGCGCCCCATCTCGGCCGCCATCTGCGGATCGTTCCACAGCGCCGTCATCGCCGCGCGCAGGGCCTGCGGGTCGGACGGCGGCACCACCAGCCCGGTTTCGCCGTGCACGTTGATGTAGGTGGTGCCGGTGCCGATCTCGCTCGAGATCATCGGCTTGCCGAACATCGCGCCTTCCAGCAGCGAGATGCCGAAGGCTTCCGAGCGCAGGTGCGAGGGAAACGCCACCGCGTAGCACAGCTCGAGCAGCGCGACCTTGTCGGCCTCGTCGAGCTTCCCGACGAACATCACCTTCTTGAGACCGAGGCGCGCCGCGTGCGCCCTGAGCTCCTGCTCGATCGGGCCGGCGCCGACGATCACCACCGGGTAATCGGTGCCGGCGGCGGCTTCGAGCAGGATGTGCAGGCCCTTGTAGTAGCGCAGCACGCCGACGAACAGGAAGAACTTGGGGCCGACCTGGGCGCGCCAGTGGGCCAGGCGCACCGGGTCGGGGGCCGGGTAGCTGGTCTTGTCCAGGCCGAAGGCGATCACGCGCGTCTTGTCGCGGTAACGGTCCAGCACCGCCGACGAGGCCAGGTAGTTGGGCGACGTCGCGACGATCGAGTCGACGCTCTGCAGGAAGCGGTGCTTGAGCGGCTGGTAGAAGCGCAGCAGCGTCTTCTGGCGCACGATGTCCGAGTGGTAGGTCAGCACGGTCGGCTTGTCGATGCGCGCCATGAAGT
This genomic stretch from Massilia sp. 9096 harbors:
- the cydP gene encoding cytochrome oxidase putative small subunit CydP, translating into MKHAPRGRLAWTLVVTVIVKCVVLYGLWAAFFSHPQARHMRLPDGELERHLFSISTLNNKQVQSCLHSTTS
- the fnr gene encoding fumarate/nitrate reduction transcriptional regulator Fnr, translating into MRDPIRTEPTMDALNINVLKKSCLACSMHQLCLPMGLDDGDINRLDKLIGNRRRVGANDKLYETGEPLRNLYAVRFGHFKTSQLNAFGGTQITGFQMAGDLLGMDAISTDRHHCDAVALEDSEVCEIPFDGLQELFVQLPTLLRHFHRIMGQEITREQNVMLLLGNMRAEQRFAIFLVNLSARYAARGYSPHSFHLRMSREDIGNYLGLTIESISRLLSRFRKLGLVEIDRREITLLDIARLKALASGAEECKPMA
- the hemN gene encoding oxygen-independent coproporphyrinogen III oxidase, producing MSIHPLHDVAFDADLLARLGTSGPRYTSYPTADRFDAGFDYRDYLHAVADQRNRGVRKPLSVYVHVPFCDTVCYYCACNKIVTRKRDKAATYLGYLKRDIEMQARLFEGMNDVAQLHFGGGTPTYLSDVQMDELMAHLRRCFRFAADAVGEYSIEVDPRTVSPARVHRLRAQGFNRISLGVQDFDADVQRAVNRVQPEAQTRAVIDAARAAGFRSVSIDLIYGLPKQTEATMEATLAKVIAADPDRIAVYHYAHLPHVFKPQRRILDADMPDSEAKLRMLRLCIERLTAAGYVYIGMDHFAKPDDELALTQSRGRLQRNFQGYSTHADANMVACGVSAIGAVGATYSQNAKDLDAYYDAIDRNELPVVRGVRLSMDDVLRRSLIHTLMCQFELSVSAFEQAFPIVFATYFAPELAQLAALQRDGLVTLTPEAISVTPKGRLLIRNVCMVFDRYLAPHGDGARHSRTV
- a CDS encoding two-component system response regulator, producing the protein MTTVTLPLILAVDDEASNLQLLRQILQDHYRLRFAKDGPRALELAREERPNLILLDVMMPGMSGYEVCAALKAHPGTASIPVIFVTALNDTDDELEGFEAGAVDYITKPVSPPIVRARVRNHLSLVRMEELRASRLEIVQRLGLASEYKDNETGLHVIRMSHFARILGLAAGMSEIEADDLLHAAPMHDVGKIGIPDRILQKPGPLDPDEWKIMQSHATIGAEIIGEHHGGMLALARNIALTHHEKWDGSGYPKGLAGADIPLEGRICAIADVFDALTSVRPYKKAWTEEAAIEFLVQQKRKHFDPALVDLFVCQMPAIRAIRQRWAEEAPAEQKAA
- a CDS encoding glycosyltransferase family 4 protein; protein product: MRVLHFCKTYFPDSVGGIEQVIRQMCVSTGRLGVTNHVLSLSRKPGRELAPIEFEGHTVHRAHLDFELASNGVSLSAIGKLARLAREVDVVHYHFPWPFTDMAHFMARIDKPTVLTYHSDIVRQKTLLRFYQPLKHRFLQSVDSIVATSPNYLASSAVLDRYRDKTRVIAFGLDKTSYPAPDPVRLAHWRAQVGPKFFLFVGVLRYYKGLHILLEAAAGTDYPVVIVGAGPIEQELRAHAARLGLKKVMFVGKLDEADKVALLELCYAVAFPSHLRSEAFGISLLEGAMFGKPMISSEIGTGTTYINVHGETGLVVPPSDPQALRAAMTALWNDPQMAAEMGRRAETRYWRLFTSEQMADDYTALYRELAARRVRVGRTATAPLG
- a CDS encoding cytochrome ubiquinol oxidase subunit I; translated protein: MPPLDDVVALSRLQFAATALYHFLFVPLTLGLSWILVIMEAVYVMTGRQVYKDMTQFWGKLFGINFAMGVTTGITLEFQFGTNWAYYAHYVGDIFGAPLAIEGLMAFFLESTMVGLFFLGWQRLSKVQHLGVTFCVALGSSLSALWILIANGWMNHPVGAEFNFDTMRMELVSIGAVIFNPVAQVKFVHTAAAGYVTASMFVLGISSLYLLKARDVQFALRSFAIAAAFGLASTLSVIVLGDESGYTAGEVQQVKLAAIEAAYDTEPAPAGLTLFGFPDDEREVTDYALRMPFMLGLIATRSADTPVVGIKQLRTANEARIRDGMTAYALLLRLKSGDKSAAARTAFDAHKANLGYGLLLKKYTPNVVDATEAQIKQAAADTIPKVAPLFWSFRGMVFLGFLFLFIFSAAVWFMVRKRLAPQRWLLRLCVCAIPLPWVAAELGWVVAEYGRQPWTIAGVLPTHLSVSSLSAGNLWFSLAGFLGFYTLLLVVEMGLMIKYSRLGPASLHTGRYHGEAVQQPAHPTLHA
- a CDS encoding sensor histidine kinase KdpD, translating into MTTLIPTDRFSFNSHRMLALRDTVLRVWEDHVVARLPRAQGVSRPVLTDTMPVMYERLCAALTPDYFERDGLEVSTLGAEHGVERANLTDYDADTIVAEFQLFRGVLFDVVDAHDIDLTTPERRALHLTIDAAVRESVRAFVVAGNALRERVAAALAHDLRRPVSNVTLGASQILQMGAAPGIAELAERILRNGERMEAMLGELLETLAIRSSDRLQLELEQFDLLALARTVAQRARDYGGADVALSGEPVTGWWNGAALERALEILLTNAQRQGEPGTPIEIKVGTDLGRAILTVRNHGKPIPKEDFEAIFEQFVRTQDAAESATGSWGVGLPYVRTVAQSHGGSAVVFSDAAAGTVFVIDVPVDARPFQGDRA
- a CDS encoding OmpW family protein — its product is MNKSMITALGLAAGLLAATAQAEPQSPAGDSPWLLRARAVRIAPANESDPVGGVGASDRLHVSDKWIPEVDVSYYFTPHWAAELILTVPQKHTVTLDGASIGTFKHLPPTLTGQYHFLPGAAVDPYLGAGINYTLLSKVELLDGAARLEHDSVGLALQAGVDVKLDGRWSFNFDVKKLQLRSDVEIGGARASRVKVDPLLLGAGLGYRF
- a CDS encoding MHYT domain-containing protein; the protein is MLDIFTIPSDPSLLSYGLYTPKLVALSVLVAIFSSWMGLQIAGQAAANRSQRWLVLATGSLALGAGVWAMHFIGMLAFDLCTEVDYDPTITILSNLPSIGAAFVALTLIARERLRGWGLVAGGVLVGAGIGVMHYAGMAGMRMGMELRYDPFMFGLSIVVAVVLATLALYVRFGLSNLRGLTESKRLLLAAIVMGLAISGMHYTGMAAARFVGHPLASAKASGPSTFLALAISLIVVAFTIFVVAANGLLRYRQLFRELSRSEAWMRALLTTTVDGVITVDRDGTILEFNASAERIYGWTRDEIVGQNIRVLIGNEDNSERVGLLRSLETGAITASAASADVTGRRKDGSIVPIRRAVGHARLDKRDLFVCFITDISERRAMEQALAASEQQFRSLIGNIPGISYRSLASGAQQLVFISDAVERVTGYTSADFIGVKPRRNFAALIHAADRMRVSDEIAAALREDRPYLVEYRLLHADGSTRWLWENGTPVRADDGELQWLDGVVLDITERRVMEEALRDAKDKAEQAAAARASFVANMSHEIRTPMNSILGFTDVLLDGELPAEQRRHLDTIRSSGRSLLRLLNEILDTAKLEKGAVELEQNDYNLLSLIDELSSTLAANARAKGLHVDVQYDPALPTCLRGDELRVRQVLTNLLDNAIKFTAKGSVTLRAELKDEQLHFAVSDTGIGIAPERLAAIFEPFTQADASMTRRFGGTGLGTTISKQLVELMDGRIWAESEPGQGTTFHVVLPLVLARFAPQQPRVRTAAALPPLRVLVADDVPQNQELLQLLLARRGHTMTSASDGAAVVELAAREAFDLILMDFQMPTIDGLSATRLIRAQAEAAGRQRVPIIAMTASVLDEHRRASVDAGMDGFASKPVDWFTLSHEIARVLGLGNGQQADADLPAVERHLFNRQAGLRRWSDKEDAYLEALAHFERQHAGLAQLLAQQGASADYRALRMLAHKIRGVAANLGLERLADALVGLEGLVDGDSGRLFTGADAALQDALGELAALLEDSLAAVRAALPGRAPGQGAGQPAAAAPGADLEHAARAGKVLREALRRGALDDAALAGLAVAVTGHPLAARVAQVHAALSDFDFDLALQQLDAVLEAMDDLAQEMTQ